A part of Brachybacterium faecium DSM 4810 genomic DNA contains:
- a CDS encoding ABC-type polysaccharide transport system, permease component (PFAM: Binding-protein-dependent transport system inner membrane component): MTVIESADVAVEEPKPRRRPPKRRPGAWRRALRRDWPLYSLAVAPLIFLAIFRYVPMVGNIIAFRRFRPGGSIFGDEWVGTLYVEMFIRDPAFWNVFANTAIIGGMTLVVCFPLPIILALMLNEVRRKHFKKIVQSISYLPHFLSVVIVVGMVYQLLSLQGTVNQIREAFGGDPVSFLQQAEWFRFIYVASEAWQTVGWGTILYLAALTAVDDALYEAARIDGANRWQQTWHVTIPGIRPTMVTLLILNIGNFLNVGFEKVLLLYNPMTYSTGDVISTYLYRVGLVSNNLSYAAAIGLFQAIIGFVMVMSANYISKRLVGTSLW, from the coding sequence ATGACAGTGATCGAGTCGGCGGACGTCGCGGTCGAGGAGCCGAAGCCGCGGCGCCGTCCCCCGAAGCGCCGACCGGGCGCGTGGAGACGTGCGCTGCGGCGGGACTGGCCGCTCTACAGCCTGGCCGTGGCCCCGCTCATCTTCCTCGCGATCTTCCGGTACGTGCCGATGGTCGGCAACATCATCGCCTTCCGCCGCTTCCGCCCCGGAGGCAGCATCTTCGGCGATGAATGGGTCGGCACGCTCTACGTGGAGATGTTCATCCGCGACCCCGCGTTCTGGAACGTCTTCGCGAACACCGCGATCATCGGCGGCATGACCCTCGTGGTCTGCTTCCCGCTGCCGATCATCCTCGCGCTGATGCTCAACGAGGTGCGGCGCAAGCACTTCAAGAAGATCGTCCAGTCGATCAGCTACCTGCCCCACTTCCTCTCGGTCGTGATCGTGGTGGGCATGGTCTACCAGCTGCTCTCGCTGCAGGGCACGGTCAACCAGATCCGGGAGGCCTTCGGCGGGGACCCGGTCTCGTTCCTCCAGCAGGCGGAATGGTTCCGGTTCATCTACGTCGCCTCCGAGGCGTGGCAGACCGTCGGCTGGGGCACGATCCTGTACCTCGCCGCGCTCACCGCCGTGGACGACGCCCTCTACGAGGCGGCCCGCATCGACGGTGCCAACCGGTGGCAGCAGACCTGGCACGTCACGATCCCGGGGATCCGGCCGACGATGGTCACGCTGCTGATCCTCAACATCGGCAACTTCCTCAACGTGGGATTCGAGAAGGTCCTGCTGCTGTACAACCCGATGACCTACTCGACCGGTGACGTCATCTCGACCTATCTCTACCGAGTGGGTCTGGTGTCGAACAATCTCAGCTATGCCGCGGCCATCGGCCTGTTCCAGGCGATCATCGGATTCGTGATGGTCATGTCGGCGAACTACATCTCGAAGCGATTGGTGGGGACGAGCCTGTGGTGA
- a CDS encoding ABC-type sugar transport system, periplasmic component (PFAM: Bacterial extracellular solute-binding protein) produces the protein MTTPRPFPFTPTRRGFVGMSAAAFATVALASCSSDAADEVDLETQNVGAMDDYAADVQFKATEPIKLTMLWTDWPKVPVEDSWRIFDHIQELTNVEISLTHIPFSDATEKRSLLISAGDAPTLIPLVYTGEDSPFVSSGAVVPLSDFAEHMPNFQKYVQEWDLGEMIENIRQADGKYYMMPGLHEVSVPAFSLVVRKDVFEEVAGAVPNSWEELHEALLLIKEKYPDSSPLADGFEAQSMLNYAAHAFGTTAGWGFGDGAVDGDGDELVYAATTDEYKEMVEFFRGLVEDGLLDRESLTASNDGSGAADISKKFANETCFAASGSSGTVIEFAQALEETVGEGNFEVTLIPPPAGPAGEVIEPRNFWHGFMLSSEVTKSENFLATLQFVDWLYFNPEAREMVRWGEEDVNYTKAEDGTIELMDGFSLDDFGINTKAGTDIKTDLGYSTFPAESTESRALKESYSTPEFVEYIDDVLATRTPREPIPPAPLDEAELEQASLLSTPLKDAVDTATLQFIMGERDMDQWDAYLAELDAAGLPRYLELLNGARKRFVEANG, from the coding sequence ATGACGACGCCCCGCCCCTTCCCCTTCACGCCCACCCGTCGAGGGTTCGTCGGCATGTCCGCCGCCGCCTTCGCGACCGTGGCGCTGGCCTCCTGCAGCTCCGATGCCGCCGACGAGGTCGATCTGGAGACCCAGAACGTCGGCGCGATGGACGACTACGCGGCCGACGTGCAGTTCAAGGCCACCGAGCCGATCAAGCTCACCATGCTGTGGACCGACTGGCCGAAGGTTCCGGTCGAGGACTCCTGGCGGATCTTCGACCACATCCAGGAGCTCACGAACGTCGAGATCTCGCTGACCCACATCCCGTTCAGCGACGCGACGGAGAAGCGCAGCCTCCTCATCAGCGCGGGCGATGCGCCCACCCTGATCCCGCTGGTCTACACGGGCGAGGATTCCCCGTTCGTCTCCTCCGGGGCCGTGGTGCCGCTCAGCGACTTCGCGGAGCACATGCCGAACTTCCAGAAGTACGTCCAGGAATGGGACCTCGGCGAGATGATCGAGAACATCCGCCAGGCCGACGGCAAGTACTACATGATGCCGGGCCTCCATGAGGTCTCCGTCCCCGCCTTCAGCCTCGTGGTCCGCAAGGACGTCTTCGAGGAGGTCGCGGGCGCGGTGCCCAACTCCTGGGAGGAGCTGCACGAGGCGCTGCTGCTCATCAAGGAGAAGTACCCCGACTCGAGCCCGCTGGCCGACGGGTTCGAGGCGCAGTCGATGCTCAACTACGCCGCCCACGCCTTCGGCACCACGGCCGGCTGGGGCTTCGGCGACGGTGCGGTCGACGGCGACGGCGATGAGCTCGTCTACGCCGCGACCACCGATGAGTACAAGGAGATGGTCGAGTTCTTCCGCGGCCTCGTCGAGGACGGCCTGCTGGACCGCGAGTCCCTCACGGCCTCGAACGACGGCAGCGGCGCCGCGGACATCAGCAAGAAGTTCGCGAACGAGACCTGCTTCGCGGCCTCGGGCTCCTCCGGCACCGTGATCGAGTTCGCGCAGGCTCTCGAGGAGACCGTCGGCGAGGGGAACTTCGAGGTCACCCTCATCCCGCCGCCCGCCGGTCCTGCCGGTGAGGTCATCGAGCCGCGCAACTTCTGGCACGGCTTCATGCTCAGCTCGGAGGTCACGAAGTCGGAGAACTTCCTGGCCACGCTCCAGTTCGTGGACTGGCTGTACTTCAACCCCGAAGCCCGCGAGATGGTGCGCTGGGGCGAGGAGGACGTCAACTACACCAAGGCCGAGGACGGCACCATCGAGCTGATGGACGGCTTCTCGCTCGACGACTTCGGGATCAACACCAAGGCCGGCACGGACATCAAGACCGATCTGGGCTACTCGACCTTCCCCGCGGAGTCCACGGAGTCGCGGGCGCTCAAGGAGTCCTACAGCACCCCGGAGTTCGTCGAGTACATCGACGACGTGCTCGCCACGCGCACCCCGCGCGAACCGATCCCGCCGGCTCCGCTCGACGAGGCCGAGCTCGAGCAGGCCTCGCTGCTGTCCACCCCGCTCAAGGACGCCGTGGACACCGCGACGCTGCAGTTCATCATGGGCGAGCGGGACATGGATCAGTGGGACGCCTACCTCGCCGAGCTCGACGCCGCGGGCCTGCCGCGCTACCTCGAGCTGCTCAACGGTGCTCGCAAGCGCTTCGTCGAGGCGAACGGATGA
- a CDS encoding predicted dehydrogenase (PFAM: Oxidoreductase family, C-terminal alpha/beta domain) encodes MAVSEGANYAPAPMPKPVVEPGEFVFAAMHLDHGHIGGMTQGLLDAGGTLKWVYDTQPERAAAFQEKFPQVTIASSEEEVLADPEVHLVAAAAVPVDRAPLGIRVMEAGKDYFTDKTPLISHAQLAEAKAAVERTGRKYAVYYSERIHVEAAVLAGQLIERGAIGRVLQVQGMGPHRMGDPSTRPDWFFERARYGGILTDIGSHNFEQMLTFTGSEDGEILSSAIGNFGNPEHPELDDYGDAHIALSSGATGFVRVDWFTPAGLRTWGDGRTFILGTEGYIELRKYVDVTTDNGGGQVILVDGEGEHRIDATGKVGYPFFGDLILDVLHRTENAMTQEHAFKAVELALEAQEKARELTDRRG; translated from the coding sequence ATGGCCGTCTCCGAAGGAGCCAACTACGCCCCGGCACCGATGCCGAAGCCCGTGGTCGAGCCCGGTGAGTTCGTCTTCGCCGCGATGCACCTGGACCACGGCCACATCGGCGGCATGACCCAGGGCCTGCTCGACGCCGGCGGCACCCTGAAATGGGTCTACGACACCCAGCCCGAGCGCGCCGCCGCCTTCCAGGAGAAGTTCCCGCAGGTGACGATCGCCTCCAGCGAGGAGGAGGTGCTCGCCGATCCCGAGGTGCACCTGGTCGCGGCCGCGGCCGTCCCCGTGGACCGCGCCCCGCTGGGCATCCGCGTGATGGAGGCCGGCAAGGACTACTTCACCGACAAGACGCCGCTGATCAGCCACGCGCAGCTGGCCGAGGCGAAGGCCGCCGTGGAGCGCACCGGCAGGAAGTACGCCGTCTACTACTCCGAGCGGATCCACGTCGAGGCGGCGGTCCTGGCCGGCCAGCTCATCGAGCGCGGCGCCATCGGCAGGGTGCTCCAGGTGCAGGGCATGGGCCCGCACCGCATGGGCGATCCCTCCACGCGGCCCGACTGGTTCTTCGAGCGGGCCCGCTACGGCGGGATCCTCACCGACATCGGCAGCCACAACTTCGAGCAGATGCTCACCTTCACCGGCTCCGAGGACGGCGAGATCCTCTCGAGCGCGATCGGCAACTTCGGCAACCCCGAGCACCCCGAGCTGGACGACTACGGCGATGCGCACATCGCGCTGTCCTCCGGCGCGACCGGTTTCGTGCGGGTGGACTGGTTCACCCCGGCCGGGCTGCGCACCTGGGGCGACGGGCGCACCTTCATCCTCGGCACCGAGGGCTACATCGAGCTGCGCAAGTACGTGGACGTCACGACCGACAACGGCGGCGGCCAGGTGATCCTCGTGGACGGCGAGGGCGAGCACCGCATCGATGCCACCGGGAAGGTGGGCTACCCGTTCTTCGGCGATCTGATCCTCGACGTGCTGCACCGCACCGAGAACGCGATGACCCAGGAGCACGCCTTCAAGGCCGTGGAGCTCGCGCTGGAGGCGCAGGAGAAGGCCCGGGAGCTGACCGACCGCCGCGGCTGA
- a CDS encoding predicted dehydrogenase (PFAM: Oxidoreductase family, NAD-binding Rossmann fold; Oxidoreductase family, C-terminal alpha/beta domain), with protein sequence MTTTQARAGTLRVGMIGYGFMGAAHSHAWRTAHRFFDLPLTPELRTLAGRTESAVAEAAERFGFASWTTRWQDVVEDPEIDVIDICTPGDTHYEIALAALAAGKHVLCEKPLANSVEHSAEMAAAAAAAKEASPRRALSLCGFSYRRTPALAYARQLIAEGAVGEIRQVRAHYLQDWLSDADAPMTWRLDKELAGSGALGDIGAHIIDLTQWLTGEDIAAVSGTLQTVVPTRPSAGTSQGLGGKGDADGERQQVTVDDVALFTARFASGVLGSFEATRMAQGRKNAMRVEINGSAGSLAFDFERMNELEFYDATAPDGRQGFTRILTTEPEHPYAAHWWPTGHGLGYEHTFTHQIADLVTAIGEGTDPSPSFEEALQVQRVLAAVEESSAHGSSWTATADEKTTAGQSAGTPTTQESTR encoded by the coding sequence ATGACCACGACGCAAGCTCGCGCCGGCACCCTGCGGGTCGGCATGATCGGGTACGGGTTCATGGGCGCGGCCCATTCCCATGCCTGGCGCACCGCCCACCGCTTCTTCGATCTTCCGCTCACGCCCGAGCTGCGCACCCTCGCGGGGCGCACCGAGAGCGCGGTGGCCGAGGCCGCCGAGCGCTTCGGCTTCGCCTCCTGGACCACCCGCTGGCAGGACGTGGTCGAGGACCCGGAGATCGACGTGATCGACATCTGCACCCCCGGGGACACGCACTACGAGATCGCGCTCGCGGCGCTCGCGGCCGGCAAGCACGTGCTGTGCGAGAAGCCGCTGGCGAACTCGGTCGAGCACTCCGCGGAGATGGCGGCCGCGGCCGCCGCGGCGAAGGAGGCGAGCCCTCGCAGGGCCCTCTCCCTGTGCGGCTTCAGCTACCGCCGCACCCCGGCGCTGGCCTACGCCCGGCAGCTGATCGCCGAGGGTGCGGTGGGCGAGATCCGCCAGGTCCGCGCCCACTACCTCCAGGACTGGCTCTCCGACGCGGATGCGCCGATGACCTGGCGGCTGGACAAGGAGCTCGCCGGCTCCGGAGCGCTGGGCGACATCGGCGCCCACATCATCGACCTCACCCAGTGGCTCACCGGCGAGGACATCGCCGCCGTCTCCGGCACGCTGCAGACCGTCGTCCCCACCCGCCCCTCGGCCGGGACCTCGCAGGGCCTGGGCGGCAAGGGCGACGCCGACGGCGAGCGCCAGCAGGTGACGGTCGACGACGTCGCCCTGTTCACCGCCCGCTTCGCCTCCGGTGTCCTCGGCTCGTTCGAGGCCACCCGCATGGCGCAGGGGCGAAAGAACGCGATGCGCGTGGAGATCAACGGCTCCGCCGGCTCGCTCGCCTTCGACTTCGAGCGGATGAACGAGCTGGAGTTCTACGACGCGACCGCCCCCGACGGCCGCCAGGGCTTCACCCGCATCCTCACCACCGAGCCCGAGCACCCCTATGCCGCCCACTGGTGGCCCACCGGACACGGGCTCGGGTACGAGCACACCTTCACCCACCAGATCGCGGACCTCGTCACCGCCATCGGCGAGGGCACCGACCCCTCCCCCTCCTTCGAGGAGGCGCTGCAGGTCCAGCGCGTGCTCGCCGCCGTCGAGGAGAGCTCGGCGCACGGCAGCAGCTGGACCGCGACCGCCGACGAGAAGACCACCGCCGGACAGAGCGCCGGCACCCCGACCACCCAGGAGTCCACCCGATGA
- a CDS encoding uncharacterized conserved protein: MTTTRNALVVRGGWDGHQPIEATDLFIPFLEENGFTVRIEESPAVYADAEYMASVDLILQCNTMSTIERPQFEGLRAAVEAGTGLAGWHGGIADSYRNESDYLTLIGGQFGCHPGKHPDERIGEQSDNYVPHTVNMLPAAADHPITTGIEDFDLVTEQYWVLSDDYIDVLATTTQKVREWDPWHREITSPAIWTRQWGEGRIFVATPGHRVEVLEDPNVRTVIERGLLWSARGSEQPYGDHAGTGATR; this comes from the coding sequence ATGACCACCACCCGCAACGCCCTCGTCGTCCGCGGCGGCTGGGACGGCCACCAGCCGATCGAGGCGACCGACCTGTTCATCCCCTTCCTCGAGGAGAACGGCTTCACCGTGCGGATCGAGGAGTCCCCCGCCGTCTACGCCGACGCCGAGTACATGGCGAGCGTGGACCTCATCCTCCAGTGCAACACCATGAGCACGATCGAGCGGCCCCAGTTCGAGGGGCTGCGCGCCGCCGTCGAGGCGGGCACGGGCCTGGCCGGATGGCACGGCGGCATCGCCGATTCCTACCGCAACGAGTCCGACTACCTCACGCTGATCGGCGGCCAGTTCGGCTGCCATCCCGGCAAGCACCCCGATGAGCGCATCGGCGAGCAGTCCGACAACTACGTGCCGCACACGGTGAACATGCTGCCCGCGGCCGCGGACCACCCCATCACCACCGGGATCGAGGACTTCGACCTGGTCACCGAGCAGTACTGGGTGCTCAGCGACGACTACATCGACGTGCTGGCCACCACCACCCAGAAGGTGCGCGAGTGGGATCCGTGGCACCGCGAGATCACCTCCCCCGCGATCTGGACCCGCCAGTGGGGCGAGGGCCGCATCTTCGTGGCCACCCCCGGCCACCGGGTCGAGGTGCTCGAGGATCCGAACGTCCGCACCGTCATCGAGCGCGGCCTGCTGTGGTCCGCGCGCGGCAGCGAGCAGCCCTACGGCGACCACGCGGGGACGGGGGCCACGCGATGA
- a CDS encoding beta-1,4-xylanase (PFAM: Glycosyl hydrolase family 10), producing the protein MAAPGAGDALRERIETLELRIVDDYGEAVPGLDAHLAQNRHAFGFGCSAFELSPEEPDEHTRCWLDLFDTATLPFYWRWFEPEPGVPDTARLRRLAEGLAGHGVRLKGHPLLWHTLAPAWLLERTDAEVEELIRRRITREVSDFAGLVGQWDAINETTILPVFAAEENAVTRLARARGRVEVIRLAFETARAADPAARLVLNDFDLTPAFEEVIEECLEAGVQIDALGLQTHMHQGYRGEEQVAEIIERFSRFGLPLQLTETTLVSGELMPAHIEDLNDHVVDSWPSTPEGEERQADELVRHYTTVLAQPAVESLTYWGLGDAGAWLGAPAGLLRADGSPKPGYHALRQLLREDWWVQGQDLRSDAQGVLTLRGFAGDYTLELEGESFEITIPRGGGRQELRRPRTAARSRRTAR; encoded by the coding sequence ATGGCCGCCCCCGGGGCGGGCGACGCGCTGCGCGAGCGGATCGAGACGCTCGAGCTCCGGATCGTCGACGACTACGGAGAGGCGGTGCCGGGCCTGGACGCCCACCTCGCACAGAACCGCCACGCCTTCGGCTTCGGGTGCTCCGCGTTCGAGCTGAGTCCCGAGGAGCCCGACGAGCACACCCGGTGCTGGCTGGACCTGTTCGACACCGCCACCCTGCCCTTCTACTGGCGCTGGTTCGAGCCCGAGCCCGGGGTGCCGGACACCGCCCGCCTGCGACGGCTCGCCGAGGGCCTGGCCGGCCACGGGGTGCGCCTGAAGGGGCACCCCCTGCTGTGGCACACCCTCGCCCCCGCCTGGCTGCTCGAGAGGACGGACGCCGAGGTGGAGGAGCTGATCCGCCGCCGCATCACCCGCGAGGTCTCCGACTTCGCGGGCCTCGTCGGGCAGTGGGACGCGATCAACGAGACCACGATCCTGCCGGTGTTCGCCGCCGAGGAGAACGCGGTGACGCGCCTGGCCCGGGCGCGCGGCCGGGTGGAGGTGATCCGCCTGGCCTTCGAGACGGCGCGGGCGGCCGACCCCGCAGCGCGCCTGGTGCTCAACGACTTCGACCTCACGCCGGCCTTCGAGGAGGTCATCGAGGAATGCCTCGAGGCGGGCGTGCAGATCGACGCCCTCGGCCTCCAGACCCACATGCATCAGGGGTACCGCGGCGAGGAGCAGGTCGCGGAGATCATCGAGCGCTTCTCCCGCTTCGGCCTGCCCCTCCAGCTCACCGAGACGACCCTCGTCTCGGGAGAGCTCATGCCCGCGCACATCGAGGACCTCAACGACCACGTCGTCGACTCGTGGCCCTCGACCCCCGAGGGGGAGGAGCGGCAGGCGGACGAGCTCGTGCGCCACTACACGACCGTGCTCGCGCAGCCTGCGGTCGAATCGCTGACGTACTGGGGGCTGGGCGACGCCGGGGCCTGGCTCGGGGCGCCCGCGGGGCTGCTCCGCGCGGACGGCTCCCCCAAGCCCGGCTACCACGCGCTGCGGCAGCTGCTGCGCGAGGACTGGTGGGTGCAGGGCCAGGATCTGCGCAGCGATGCACAGGGAGTGCTCACGCTCCGCGGCTTCGCCGGCGACTACACGCTCGAGCTCGAGGGGGAGAGCTTCGAGATCACGATCCCTCGGGGCGGGGGCCGGCAGGAGCTGCGTCGTCCGCGGACGGCTGCGAGGAGCCGACGAACCGCTCGGTGA
- a CDS encoding predicted dehydrogenase (PFAM: Oxidoreductase family, NAD-binding Rossmann fold; Oxidoreductase family, C-terminal alpha/beta domain), whose product MKVGMIGCGVIAAQYLATFEHLPDVELVAVADLDPARAEAVAADREGVRALGVDELLADPEVDTVLNLTIPAAHADVDLKAIASGKDVYSEKPFAVTTEEGAGVLRAAAEAGRLVGSAPDTVLGTGTQTARAAIDEGLIGAPLAATATMVTPGHERWHPHPDFYYLPGGGPLLDMGPYYIHALVTLLGPVSAVIGASSRPRDQRTIGSGPRAGETIPVTTDTHVTGVLIHESGALSTLVMSFDAVATSIHPIEIHGSEGTLAVPDPNRFDGEVSVHRLGGEGWETLPVTAGYESASRGIGLQDMATRGAELRASGQLGQHTLEVMNAVLESSGSGRRVEIESTVARPEAVVLEARVG is encoded by the coding sequence ATGAAGGTGGGAATGATCGGCTGCGGCGTGATCGCGGCCCAGTACCTGGCGACCTTCGAGCACCTGCCGGACGTGGAGCTGGTGGCCGTCGCGGATCTCGACCCGGCACGGGCCGAGGCCGTCGCCGCCGACCGCGAGGGGGTGCGGGCGCTCGGCGTGGACGAGCTGCTGGCCGATCCCGAGGTGGACACGGTGCTGAACCTGACGATCCCCGCGGCCCACGCCGACGTCGACCTCAAGGCGATCGCCTCGGGCAAGGACGTCTACTCCGAGAAGCCCTTCGCGGTGACCACCGAGGAGGGCGCCGGGGTGCTCCGCGCCGCGGCCGAGGCGGGCCGGCTCGTCGGCTCCGCCCCGGACACGGTGCTGGGCACGGGCACCCAGACGGCCCGCGCCGCGATCGACGAAGGCCTCATCGGCGCCCCGCTGGCCGCGACGGCCACCATGGTCACCCCCGGCCATGAGCGCTGGCACCCCCATCCGGACTTCTACTACCTGCCCGGCGGCGGCCCGCTGCTGGACATGGGCCCGTACTACATCCACGCCCTGGTGACCCTGCTGGGGCCCGTCTCCGCGGTGATCGGCGCGTCCAGCCGCCCCCGCGACCAGCGCACGATCGGCTCCGGCCCGCGCGCCGGGGAGACCATCCCCGTCACCACCGACACGCATGTCACCGGGGTGCTGATCCACGAGTCCGGGGCGCTGTCCACGCTGGTGATGAGCTTCGACGCGGTGGCCACCTCGATCCATCCGATCGAGATCCACGGCAGCGAGGGCACCCTCGCGGTGCCGGACCCCAACCGCTTCGACGGCGAGGTCTCCGTGCACCGCCTGGGCGGCGAGGGCTGGGAGACGCTGCCGGTCACAGCCGGCTACGAGAGCGCCTCGCGCGGCATCGGCCTGCAGGACATGGCCACGCGCGGCGCGGAGCTGCGCGCGAGCGGGCAGCTGGGCCAGCACACCCTCGAGGTGATGAACGCGGTGCTGGAATCCTCGGGCTCCGGCCGACGGGTCGAGATCGAGAGCACCGTGGCGCGGCCAGAGGCGGTCGTGCTCGAGGCCCGCGTCGGCTGA
- a CDS encoding beta-glucosidase-like glycosyl hydrolase (PFAM: Glycosyl hydrolase family 3 N terminal domain; Glycosyl hydrolase family 3 C terminal domain): MTLPLWNDRGRSTDERVEALLAALTLEEKIAQLGSYWKRPTLGDAEGFAPMQSTFEEGRDPFEAAVQNGLGHLTRPYGSAPLEPEEGVENLRTMQQAVVDGSEHGIPALVHEECLTGVMAHGATTYPAAIAWGASFDPELIGEMAARIGGDMHAMGAHMGLSPVLDIVRDYRWGRIEETMGEDPYLTGVLATAYVRGLQSAGVIATLKHFAGHAASRAGRNHAPVSIGMRELHDIDLVPFEMAVRHGEVGAVMNSYADLDGTPPAASRWLLTELLRETWGFEGTVVADYWAVSFLQSMHRVVEDDRAAAVAALSAGLDIELPETTAYPHLAGAVEDGELALDVIDTAVRRILRQKVELGLLDPEFDPAATGAAIDLDAPESRALARRMAEESIILLDNHADLLPLCAGAADGGGPGSIALIGPAAVQPRSFLGCYSFTNHVLSRLEDNGTSVDVPTLTDALSAEFPAAQITTAAGTDFLDPDPSGIAEAVAAAQDAELAVLAVGDLAGLFGAGTSGEGCDVESLQLPGAQHDLVEAVLATGTPVVLLLVTGRPYSLGAYRGRARAIVQAFMPGEEGASALAGVLSGRINPSGRLPIGIPDGVGGQPGTYLAPVLGWVSEGISNLDPKPLFPFGHGLSYSRFEYSELALSAEKIAADGTVEISATVSNTGDRDGMEVVQLYLSDPVASVVRPLKRLVGFTKVGLAAGESTRVTFRLHADRTSFTGPDLQRIVEPGEFRVRLGASSEDTTLEGSFRIEGQVRTIPAGTAVLDTPASVTPVALQADASVAGAGAGSASGTA; the protein is encoded by the coding sequence ATGACCCTTCCCCTGTGGAACGACCGGGGCCGCAGCACCGATGAGCGCGTCGAGGCGCTCCTGGCCGCGCTGACCCTCGAGGAGAAGATCGCCCAGCTGGGCAGCTACTGGAAGCGCCCCACGCTCGGCGACGCCGAGGGCTTCGCCCCGATGCAGTCGACCTTCGAGGAGGGCCGCGACCCCTTCGAGGCCGCGGTGCAGAACGGGCTCGGCCATCTCACCCGCCCCTACGGCAGCGCACCCCTCGAGCCCGAGGAGGGGGTGGAGAACCTCCGCACCATGCAGCAGGCCGTCGTGGACGGCTCGGAGCACGGCATCCCCGCGCTGGTCCACGAGGAGTGCCTCACCGGTGTCATGGCCCACGGCGCGACCACCTACCCGGCCGCGATCGCCTGGGGCGCGAGCTTCGATCCCGAGCTCATCGGCGAGATGGCCGCCCGCATCGGCGGCGACATGCACGCGATGGGCGCGCACATGGGGCTCTCCCCGGTGCTGGACATCGTGCGCGACTACCGGTGGGGCCGCATCGAGGAGACGATGGGGGAGGACCCCTACCTCACGGGCGTGCTGGCCACCGCCTACGTGCGCGGCCTGCAGTCCGCCGGCGTGATCGCCACCCTCAAGCACTTCGCGGGCCACGCCGCCTCCCGCGCCGGCCGCAACCACGCCCCCGTCTCCATCGGCATGCGCGAGCTGCACGACATCGACCTGGTCCCCTTCGAGATGGCGGTGCGCCACGGCGAGGTCGGCGCGGTGATGAACTCCTACGCGGACCTCGACGGGACCCCGCCCGCGGCCAGCCGCTGGCTGCTCACCGAGCTGCTGCGCGAGACCTGGGGCTTCGAGGGCACCGTCGTGGCCGACTACTGGGCCGTGAGCTTCCTGCAGTCCATGCACCGCGTGGTGGAGGACGACCGCGCCGCCGCCGTCGCCGCGCTCAGCGCCGGGCTGGACATCGAGCTGCCCGAGACCACCGCCTACCCGCACCTGGCCGGCGCCGTGGAGGACGGCGAGCTCGCGCTGGACGTGATCGACACCGCCGTGCGCCGCATCCTGCGCCAGAAGGTCGAGCTGGGTCTGCTGGACCCGGAGTTCGACCCGGCCGCCACCGGCGCGGCGATCGACCTCGACGCCCCCGAGAGCCGCGCCCTCGCCCGCAGGATGGCCGAGGAGTCGATCATCCTGCTGGACAACCACGCCGACCTGCTCCCGCTGTGCGCGGGGGCGGCCGACGGGGGCGGGCCCGGCTCGATCGCCCTCATCGGCCCCGCCGCCGTGCAGCCGCGCAGCTTCCTGGGCTGCTACAGCTTCACCAACCACGTCCTCTCCCGCCTCGAGGACAACGGCACCTCGGTGGACGTCCCCACCCTCACCGACGCGCTGAGCGCCGAGTTCCCCGCCGCGCAGATCACCACCGCCGCGGGCACCGACTTCCTCGACCCCGACCCCTCCGGCATCGCGGAGGCCGTCGCCGCCGCGCAGGACGCCGAGCTCGCCGTCCTCGCCGTGGGCGACCTCGCCGGGCTGTTCGGCGCCGGCACCTCCGGGGAGGGCTGCGACGTGGAGAGCCTCCAGCTGCCCGGCGCCCAGCACGACCTCGTCGAGGCGGTGCTCGCCACCGGAACCCCCGTGGTGCTGCTGCTCGTCACCGGTCGGCCCTACTCGCTGGGTGCCTACCGCGGCCGCGCCCGGGCCATCGTGCAGGCCTTCATGCCCGGCGAGGAGGGCGCGAGCGCGCTCGCCGGCGTGCTCTCCGGCCGGATCAACCCCTCCGGCCGCCTGCCCATCGGGATCCCGGACGGCGTGGGCGGCCAGCCCGGCACCTACCTCGCCCCCGTGCTGGGCTGGGTGAGCGAGGGCATCTCCAACCTCGACCCCAAGCCGCTGTTCCCCTTCGGCCACGGCCTGAGCTACTCGCGCTTCGAGTACTCCGAGCTCGCGCTCTCCGCCGAGAAGATCGCGGCCGACGGCACCGTGGAGATCTCCGCGACCGTCTCGAACACCGGCGACCGCGACGGCATGGAGGTCGTCCAGCTCTACCTCAGCGACCCCGTGGCCAGCGTGGTGCGCCCGCTGAAGCGGCTCGTCGGCTTCACCAAGGTGGGCCTCGCCGCCGGGGAGAGCACCCGCGTCACCTTCCGCCTGCACGCCGACCGCACCTCCTTCACCGGCCCCGACCTGCAGCGCATCGTCGAGCCCGGCGAGTTCCGGGTGCGGCTGGGCGCCTCGAGCGAGGACACGACCCTCGAGGGCAGCTTCCGCATCGAGGGGCAGGTGCGGACCATCCCGGCCGGCACCGCTGTGCTGGACACCCCGGCGAGCGTGACGCCGGTGGCGCTCCAGGCCGATGCCTCGGTGGCCGGCGCCGGTGCCGGTTCTGCGAGCGGGACGGCCTGA